A window from Propionispora vibrioides encodes these proteins:
- a CDS encoding ABC transporter ATP-binding protein — protein MELTINALAVAIQNKTIVKDVSLTVRPGSFVGILGPNGSGKSTLLRTIYRALSPQSGAILLNREPLQDIKIADAAKQIGVVGQFHSLSCDITVLEMVLLGRTPHKRRLAGNNREDYEIARQSLQQVGMENFADRNFSTLSGGEKQRIILARALAQQPHLLLLDEPTNHLDIKYQLELLSIVKSLDISVLAVLHDLNLAAMYCDDLYILKEGQLIAGGTPGDVLTPHLIRQVYEIDCHVMKHPRTGCLSISYCPAGQERITG, from the coding sequence ATGGAACTGACAATCAATGCTCTGGCGGTAGCCATACAAAACAAAACCATTGTGAAGGATGTTTCCCTTACCGTACGTCCCGGCAGCTTTGTTGGCATTCTCGGCCCCAACGGCAGTGGCAAATCCACCCTGCTGCGCACTATCTATCGCGCTTTATCCCCGCAAAGCGGTGCCATATTGTTAAACCGCGAACCATTGCAGGATATAAAAATAGCCGACGCGGCCAAACAGATCGGTGTGGTCGGACAGTTTCACTCGCTAAGCTGCGATATAACCGTACTGGAAATGGTCCTGCTGGGCCGTACGCCCCATAAACGAAGGCTGGCCGGCAACAACCGGGAAGATTACGAAATTGCCAGGCAGTCGCTGCAACAGGTCGGTATGGAGAATTTTGCCGACCGTAACTTTTCCACTTTGTCGGGTGGCGAAAAGCAGCGCATCATTTTAGCCAGAGCGTTAGCTCAGCAGCCGCACCTGCTGCTGCTAGATGAACCGACCAACCATTTGGATATCAAATACCAGCTTGAGTTGCTGTCCATCGTAAAATCGTTAGACATCAGCGTACTGGCCGTACTACACGATCTCAACCTGGCGGCCATGTACTGTGATGATCTCTACATACTGAAAGAGGGGCAACTAATCGCCGGCGGCACGCCTGGCGACGTGCTTACCCCCCATCTGATCCGCCAGGTCTACGAAATAGACTGTCATGTTATGAAACATCCCCGAACCGGCTGTCTTTCCATCAGCTATTGCCCGGCCGGGCAGGAAAGGATCACCGGGTAA
- a CDS encoding FecCD family ABC transporter permease: MIKLSVCPGKQSGPDCSLRSTRSLIVLLGTALILSMVTAVCFGAVTISPLYSFQIILYKLSSLDPGQITTVLPATYFDIVWDLRLPRILLAAIAGAGLSVCGAVMQASVQNPLADPYILGVSAGASLGATFAILLGGTSLFGSFGIIACAFIGALAAAALVMSLSTLGGSSSTVKIVLSGTIANAFFLSLANFIIYFSNNTQGISNVTFWNMGSLAAASWQTLLMPAITVLLGSLYLLSQTRTLNTLMLGEETALTLGVNAPRVRYRYMLLTALLTAVIVSACGTFAFVGLIIPHIVRGFVGADHRRLIPGTVLGGAVFLIWADTLSRTILSNGELPIGIITSLIGAPFFMYILIKRTFS, translated from the coding sequence ATGATAAAACTATCTGTATGCCCCGGCAAGCAATCAGGGCCGGACTGTAGCCTGCGTTCTACACGCTCCCTGATCGTATTACTCGGCACCGCTCTTATTTTGTCCATGGTAACCGCCGTTTGTTTTGGTGCGGTTACCATTTCGCCGCTTTATTCCTTTCAAATTATTTTATATAAACTCTCCAGCCTGGACCCGGGGCAAATTACAACTGTATTGCCGGCAACATATTTCGATATCGTTTGGGACCTGCGCCTGCCCCGGATTCTGCTGGCCGCCATTGCCGGTGCCGGGTTATCGGTGTGTGGTGCCGTCATGCAAGCCTCTGTACAAAACCCCTTAGCCGATCCCTATATCCTGGGAGTTTCCGCCGGTGCATCGCTGGGTGCTACCTTTGCCATCCTGCTTGGCGGCACCAGCCTGTTCGGCAGCTTCGGTATCATTGCCTGCGCGTTTATCGGTGCCTTGGCCGCGGCCGCTTTGGTCATGAGCCTCTCTACCCTGGGCGGTTCATCCTCAACAGTAAAGATTGTATTATCCGGTACGATAGCCAATGCCTTTTTCCTCAGCCTGGCTAACTTCATTATTTATTTTTCCAACAACACCCAGGGAATTAGTAATGTCACTTTCTGGAATATGGGTTCTCTGGCGGCAGCCAGTTGGCAAACTTTACTGATGCCGGCCATAACGGTATTGCTGGGCAGCCTGTATCTGTTGAGCCAGACCCGGACACTCAACACGCTGATGCTGGGCGAGGAAACGGCTCTTACTTTAGGCGTCAATGCCCCCCGGGTACGTTACCGCTATATGCTGTTGACCGCCCTGTTGACGGCAGTCATTGTATCGGCTTGCGGCACCTTCGCCTTTGTAGGGCTAATCATCCCCCACATTGTCCGGGGCTTTGTCGGCGCCGACCACCGGCGGCTTATTCCCGGTACCGTACTGGGCGGCGCGGTCTTCTTAATCTGGGCCGACACCCTATCAAGGACCATCCTGAGCAATGGCGAACTGCCCATCGGCATTATCACGTCGCTGATCGGCGCTCCCTTTTTCATGTATATATTAATAAAACGCACCTTTTCTTAG
- a CDS encoding Lrp/AsnC family transcriptional regulator has protein sequence MDALDIRLLKLLQDDGRITVSQLSQELALSRPSVSERLHRLQEQGIIAGFTARVSPAAVGRTILLFIQVSQLRMNPHEFEKFIEDQPYILECHRVTGTVSYFIKAAVANMNSLQQLVDRLIALGTVNTSIVLSSPISHRIVLPEDV, from the coding sequence ATGGATGCTTTAGATATTCGTCTGTTGAAACTTTTGCAGGACGATGGACGCATAACGGTCAGCCAATTGTCACAGGAACTGGCCTTGAGCCGTCCCAGTGTCTCGGAGCGGCTGCATCGCCTGCAGGAACAGGGAATCATCGCCGGCTTCACTGCCCGGGTTTCCCCGGCTGCCGTAGGGCGTACCATTCTACTGTTTATCCAGGTCAGCCAACTCCGCATGAATCCCCACGAATTTGAAAAATTTATCGAGGATCAGCCCTACATCCTGGAATGCCACCGGGTAACCGGCACTGTCAGTTATTTCATCAAGGCGGCCGTGGCCAATATGAACAGCCTGCAGCAATTGGTCGACCGTCTGATTGCCTTGGGCACGGTCAACACTTCCATAGTACTGTCTTCCCCTATTTCTCACCGTATTGTCCTGCCGGAAGATGTATAA
- a CDS encoding PIG-L deacetylase family protein — MRRAYIAKLLMIVLVLALLIAGSGYGYFYYQEKPEPSLQLSSFPVVQKQTRLLVIAPHCDDETLGCAGLIQAVLQAGGTVQVVVVTNGDGFTFAVERQFHRLFLKADDYVESGYVRQKETVRALAYLGLQPEQITFLGYPDRGLNALWLDYWDSNRPYHSRYTDTEYTPYDNSYQQKVPYAGENVLSGLEQLMRSFKPTLIMAPHPADEHADHAAVWAFAATAFMHLQGSGELSSTARLDTYLVHRGDFPIPHGYRPEAALLPPRPLYKNRETEWQVQALSAQAMTVKEQAVKAYTSQLQVPVMSSLLLSFIRSNELFGRNSIPEINSEPVLDATSLNTWLNKPSFLIASRGVNWLGVIEGNAKIAAVGGLVQGNRLWLRFHIPDYSERQHTYQVSLITFGRERQGVWRQRKAFSFSTAESDLAEGDILRFPNDVVVRLTYTDRQPLPDFFLLQVTTRDSLGLMLDHTVWQPVRVVL; from the coding sequence ATGCGGCGGGCCTATATAGCGAAGTTATTGATGATCGTGCTGGTACTTGCGCTTCTTATAGCGGGTAGTGGCTACGGATATTTTTATTATCAGGAAAAACCGGAGCCTTCTTTACAATTGTCTTCTTTTCCGGTTGTCCAGAAGCAGACCAGGCTATTGGTCATTGCACCTCATTGTGATGATGAGACGCTGGGCTGTGCAGGTTTAATTCAGGCTGTGTTGCAGGCTGGCGGTACGGTCCAGGTGGTGGTGGTCACCAACGGCGACGGTTTTACATTTGCCGTGGAAAGACAGTTTCACCGGTTGTTTCTCAAGGCCGACGACTATGTTGAGTCCGGCTATGTCCGGCAGAAAGAAACAGTACGGGCATTAGCTTATTTGGGGCTGCAGCCGGAGCAGATCACTTTTCTTGGTTATCCCGACAGAGGTCTGAATGCCCTGTGGCTGGATTACTGGGATAGCAACCGGCCATATCATTCCCGCTATACGGATACTGAGTACACTCCGTATGACAATAGCTATCAGCAAAAGGTGCCCTACGCCGGTGAAAATGTACTGTCTGGCCTGGAACAACTGATGCGTTCTTTTAAACCCACGCTAATTATGGCACCACATCCCGCTGACGAACATGCCGATCACGCTGCCGTTTGGGCGTTTGCGGCCACAGCCTTTATGCATTTGCAGGGCAGCGGGGAGCTTTCGTCAACCGCCAGGCTGGACACTTATCTGGTTCACCGGGGCGACTTTCCTATTCCCCATGGCTACCGTCCAGAGGCAGCCCTGTTGCCGCCACGGCCACTTTATAAAAATCGGGAAACAGAGTGGCAGGTGCAGGCTTTGTCGGCACAAGCGATGACGGTTAAGGAGCAGGCGGTCAAGGCGTACACGAGCCAGCTTCAGGTGCCGGTTATGTCGAGCTTGCTTTTGAGTTTTATCCGTTCTAATGAATTGTTTGGCCGCAACAGCATACCGGAAATCAATAGTGAGCCGGTACTGGATGCCACCAGTTTGAATACCTGGCTTAATAAGCCGTCCTTTTTGATTGCTTCCCGTGGTGTTAACTGGCTTGGTGTGATCGAAGGCAACGCCAAAATAGCTGCCGTCGGTGGCTTGGTGCAGGGAAACCGTCTTTGGCTGCGGTTTCATATTCCGGATTATTCGGAAAGGCAGCATACCTATCAGGTTTCGCTTATTACGTTCGGGCGGGAGCGACAGGGGGTATGGCGGCAACGCAAGGCGTTTAGTTTCAGCACAGCCGAATCGGATTTGGCAGAGGGCGATATCTTGCGTTTTCCCAATGATGTGGTAGTTCGCCTAACCTATACTGACCGGCAGCCGTTACCTGACTTCTTCTTGCTGCAGGTTACCACCAGGGACAGTCTGGGACTGATGCTTGACCATACTGTATGGCAGCCGGTCAGGGTTGTTTTGTGA
- a CDS encoding ABC transporter substrate-binding protein, translating to MRKKGCKLFAAAAAVLLLAGALTGCGSSSSNEIKIGVLDELTGGNATMGTSAANGAKMAIKEANAKGGVLGKQIQAVVADNKSEPSESANAMTKLTTQDKVVAVTGVFSSSNAIAASSVAESSQVPFLAVGATNPKVTVDAESGKVKDYTFRVCFIDPFQGTVGANFVLNTLKLQKAAILVDSSSDYSKGLSAFFKDAFTKGGGSILAEEAYLQKDQDFKTILTKIKALNPEIIYVPGYYEEVGKIVKQARELGMNIPIVGGDGWDSPKLVEVATAPALNNTYFTNHYSVEDTSPVSQAFVEAYKKEYGQAPDAMAVLGYDAANVLIDAISRANSEEPAKIREALAATKDYPAITGSTTFNATHDAVKSAVIIEMKDGKQTYRATVKP from the coding sequence ATGCGAAAAAAAGGATGTAAATTGTTCGCGGCAGCAGCGGCGGTCTTGTTGTTGGCCGGTGCACTGACCGGATGCGGCAGTTCGTCATCGAATGAGATTAAAATTGGGGTATTGGACGAGTTGACCGGCGGCAATGCTACGATGGGAACTTCCGCGGCCAATGGGGCTAAGATGGCTATAAAAGAAGCGAATGCCAAAGGCGGCGTGTTAGGAAAGCAGATTCAGGCAGTGGTTGCCGATAATAAAAGCGAACCTTCCGAGTCGGCTAACGCCATGACCAAACTGACGACCCAGGATAAAGTGGTAGCGGTAACCGGCGTGTTTTCCAGCTCGAACGCTATTGCCGCCTCCAGTGTGGCAGAATCCAGCCAGGTACCTTTTCTGGCTGTTGGGGCGACCAACCCGAAAGTAACGGTGGACGCCGAGTCCGGTAAAGTGAAAGACTATACCTTCCGTGTTTGCTTCATTGACCCGTTCCAGGGGACAGTTGGCGCCAACTTTGTGCTGAATACCTTAAAGTTGCAAAAAGCGGCCATTCTGGTTGACAGCAGCAGTGACTACAGCAAGGGCCTGTCTGCTTTCTTTAAAGATGCCTTTACCAAGGGTGGCGGCAGTATCTTGGCCGAAGAAGCCTATTTACAGAAAGACCAGGATTTTAAGACCATTCTGACTAAAATAAAAGCATTGAATCCCGAAATCATTTATGTTCCCGGTTATTATGAAGAAGTGGGCAAGATCGTCAAACAGGCTCGTGAGCTTGGCATGAATATACCGATTGTCGGCGGCGACGGCTGGGATTCTCCTAAGCTGGTGGAAGTGGCAACAGCGCCGGCGCTCAATAACACCTATTTTACCAACCATTATTCGGTGGAAGACACCAGTCCGGTTTCGCAAGCTTTTGTTGAAGCCTATAAAAAAGAATACGGGCAGGCTCCTGATGCCATGGCAGTTCTTGGCTATGACGCAGCCAATGTTCTAATTGATGCCATCAGCCGCGCAAATAGCGAAGAACCTGCCAAAATCCGTGAAGCCCTGGCGGCTACCAAGGACTACCCGGCAATAACGGGGTCAACAACCTTCAATGCGACTCATGATGCAGTGAAAAGTGCTGTTATTATTGAAATGAAAGACGGCAAGCAAACCTATCGGGCTACTGTTAAGCCTTAA
- a CDS encoding MFS transporter, with translation MKRKNNVAAMGILMLNMFISQLGFGLIIPVLPAYMQSLGASGLALGGLVSAMGITQFLFSPAAGQFSDRYGRKAAIVLGLTVFAIAQGIFCIAHTVTWLFVSRLINGIGISLVNPAVTAYVADITSEAERPGGMGKLSAAMLLGIVIGPGIGGLLADYGLRIPFYAAGGAAILAMVASLVLLREPEHKRTKAAEVRETKTAAGMVTLMLNSFKAPYFSLLFFVYVLTFGLAIVEAIFGLYVNVKYGFTPKDISLLITGGALAGVVVQYAIIDKLLQRFGEISLIRRCLLSASLFLLLMVFSGCFWQMFVVNLFFFSSIATLRPAIHSRLSKLAGQQQGLVFGLNDAYTSLGLITGPILAGILFDIQIDLPLLCGVVIILCGLFLSNTLYLETES, from the coding sequence ATGAAACGAAAGAACAACGTTGCTGCTATGGGAATTTTAATGCTGAATATGTTCATTTCGCAGTTAGGCTTTGGCTTGATAATTCCTGTACTGCCCGCCTATATGCAGTCACTGGGGGCCAGCGGGTTGGCTCTTGGCGGCTTGGTATCCGCCATGGGAATTACTCAGTTTTTGTTTTCGCCGGCAGCCGGGCAGTTCTCTGACCGGTATGGGAGAAAGGCGGCAATTGTCCTGGGCCTTACTGTCTTTGCCATTGCTCAGGGAATTTTTTGTATCGCTCATACGGTGACGTGGTTGTTTGTTTCGCGATTGATCAATGGAATCGGCATCTCTCTGGTCAATCCGGCAGTGACAGCTTATGTGGCCGATATTACCTCCGAAGCGGAACGTCCCGGCGGGATGGGGAAGTTGAGCGCGGCAATGCTGCTAGGCATTGTTATTGGACCGGGGATTGGCGGACTGTTGGCAGACTATGGCTTGCGTATTCCTTTTTATGCGGCCGGTGGTGCCGCAATTCTGGCTATGGTGGCTTCTTTGGTCTTGCTGCGGGAGCCGGAGCACAAAAGAACCAAGGCAGCAGAGGTGCGGGAAACTAAGACGGCTGCCGGCATGGTGACTCTGATGCTTAACTCCTTTAAAGCACCATATTTTTCACTGCTGTTTTTTGTTTATGTATTAACTTTTGGTTTGGCGATTGTTGAGGCTATTTTCGGCTTGTACGTCAATGTTAAATATGGGTTTACGCCAAAGGATATTTCCCTTTTGATTACCGGTGGAGCCTTGGCCGGTGTGGTGGTGCAATATGCGATTATTGACAAACTGCTGCAACGTTTTGGTGAAATCTCACTTATCCGGCGATGTTTGCTGTCTGCCAGTTTGTTTTTGCTGTTGATGGTTTTTTCGGGCTGCTTCTGGCAGATGTTTGTGGTCAATCTTTTCTTTTTTTCCTCGATTGCCACCTTGCGACCGGCTATTCATTCCCGTCTGTCCAAGCTGGCGGGGCAGCAGCAGGGACTTGTTTTTGGTCTGAACGATGCGTATACCAGCCTGGGGTTGATTACAGGGCCTATACTGGCGGGTATTCTATTTGATATTCAGATTGATTTACCATTGCTTTGCGGTGTCGTTATCATTTTATGTGGGTTATTTTTGTCGAATACGTTATATTTGGAAACGGAGTCATAA
- a CDS encoding ExbD/TolR family protein produces the protein MKLHNLRANNQPEFMIIPMIDIIFFLLVFFMMSTLYMVDQHTLPVNLPKTAAAQHDIAANIAITVLENGTVLYDQEELPLPLLAKRVRAELGGQPEASFVLRADKGTDYEKVITVLDEIKLAGARKISLAGEPKAR, from the coding sequence ATGAAATTGCATAATCTCCGGGCGAATAATCAGCCGGAATTCATGATTATTCCGATGATTGATATCATCTTTTTCTTACTGGTGTTTTTCATGATGAGCACCCTCTATATGGTAGATCAGCACACACTTCCGGTCAATTTGCCGAAAACAGCCGCCGCGCAGCACGATATCGCCGCCAATATTGCCATCACTGTTCTGGAAAACGGCACCGTACTGTATGATCAGGAAGAACTACCGCTGCCATTACTCGCCAAGCGGGTTCGCGCCGAACTAGGCGGCCAGCCGGAGGCGTCATTTGTTCTGCGGGCCGATAAAGGAACCGATTATGAAAAGGTCATTACAGTTCTTGACGAAATCAAACTGGCCGGCGCCCGAAAAATCTCCCTGGCCGGCGAACCCAAAGCGAGGTAG
- a CDS encoding energy transducer TonB, with protein MAIVQKRWQKALTSSFCVHLLLLIACGFMADRLFALPIPQEETVIELEIGNDSPTAADGLPDEATAEPAAADEAIAPDETVNPVPATEQAVPATTAVPAKTARTAAAPSAGTGRTPGLPAAGTAASPGTGSTGQGGTNSRPEIVPPSILSDPSPAYPPAERKAGIQGTTTLRIEVQANGLPGSITVAQSSGSAALDDAAIAAVQQWRFVPAKNRQTGSAISCFIKRPIAFRLQS; from the coding sequence ATGGCAATAGTTCAGAAACGTTGGCAAAAAGCGCTGACCAGTTCGTTTTGTGTTCACTTGCTCCTTTTGATCGCCTGCGGCTTTATGGCTGATCGACTGTTTGCCCTGCCGATACCGCAGGAGGAAACAGTCATTGAACTGGAAATAGGCAACGACAGTCCGACAGCAGCCGACGGACTGCCCGACGAAGCAACGGCAGAACCAGCCGCAGCCGATGAAGCCATAGCGCCTGATGAAACAGTAAATCCTGTCCCAGCTACGGAACAAGCTGTTCCGGCAACAACAGCAGTGCCGGCCAAAACAGCCCGTACAGCGGCCGCGCCGTCAGCCGGCACCGGTCGGACTCCCGGACTGCCTGCCGCCGGAACAGCCGCCAGTCCGGGAACCGGCAGTACTGGCCAAGGTGGAACCAATAGCCGTCCGGAAATCGTTCCACCTTCCATCCTGTCCGATCCGTCGCCGGCCTACCCGCCGGCGGAAAGAAAAGCCGGCATACAAGGAACGACTACCCTCCGGATTGAAGTGCAGGCAAACGGTCTTCCCGGTTCGATTACCGTGGCCCAATCATCCGGCTCGGCAGCCCTGGATGATGCCGCTATCGCCGCCGTACAGCAATGGCGCTTTGTTCCGGCCAAAAACCGACAAACAGGAAGCGCTATTTCCTGCTTCATCAAACGCCCCATTGCCTTCCGGCTTCAGTCCTAG
- a CDS encoding MotA/TolQ/ExbB proton channel family protein: MEFLSQCFMLFHKGGPVMYLMLLCSFLVVTITVERFIYYRNAATDTSAFIRKLQPLIERQRIGEAIQLCEQLPKAVSQVALQGLLAYQRGSQIENALESAATLTTAKLRQYLNYLSAIVTLSPLLGLLGTVVGMITTFSVLNMKAGQPMAITGGVGEALIATATGLTVAVLSFVVHVYFSHRVDSLITDMESVCATVISFLPAKKAVRRDSHEIA, encoded by the coding sequence ATGGAATTTTTATCCCAATGCTTCATGTTATTTCATAAAGGCGGTCCGGTCATGTACCTGATGCTGCTTTGTTCCTTCCTTGTCGTCACTATCACTGTTGAACGGTTTATCTATTACCGGAATGCAGCAACCGACACATCCGCCTTTATCCGCAAGTTGCAGCCGCTCATCGAAAGACAGCGAATCGGCGAAGCCATTCAGCTTTGCGAGCAACTGCCGAAAGCCGTCTCGCAGGTTGCCCTGCAAGGTCTGCTGGCTTATCAACGGGGTAGTCAGATCGAAAACGCTCTCGAAAGTGCAGCTACGCTGACAACTGCCAAATTGCGGCAATACCTCAATTATCTAAGCGCCATTGTTACCCTTTCCCCTCTATTGGGTCTGTTGGGTACTGTCGTCGGCATGATCACAACCTTCAGCGTCCTCAACATGAAGGCCGGTCAGCCTATGGCCATCACCGGCGGGGTTGGCGAAGCGCTGATTGCCACAGCCACCGGCCTGACTGTAGCTGTATTGTCGTTTGTTGTCCATGTCTATTTTTCGCATCGCGTAGACTCGCTTATTACCGATATGGAATCGGTCTGCGCCACGGTCATTAGTTTTTTACCGGCCAAAAAGGCGGTCCGGAGGGACAGTCATGAAATTGCATAA
- a CDS encoding ATP-binding protein, whose product MDIIQLAVVGSSIGTISIILVYIYLYIIYRETFMGIWALSWLILLSRYIIFDTGLLPWRHSFLGLTIYQLLIFISVLMFVRGTHIFINKFFNKWWIYGAIIVTITSIFINASHLPLAFKLLLPIYVCCFVGIWLGLIFIRQTNLPGIGRLITGYAYIFWSLFNLTAPFTIGGVQFLPIAYSIGGILRLTIAAGTLIVYFEKTRTDLVKQETMYRLLTENAIDIIYHYQIFPKAKILYLSPSVLQLTGYSSNEHYADHTLFYRLIYPEDQPLFDTFKNNIPKSLSTPLVLRITRKDDTILWIEQKCVPIYDENNRLVALQGIVRDITTRKKLEQMSSLFDRMNMVGSMAATVAHEIRNPLTTVRGYLQVLGRKEKYQNDKEKFTLMTEEIDRANSIIKEYLSLSREKLINLKICPLNHIIQSLFPLVQADAISSKVDVVLELSNISDLLLDENEIRQLLLNLSRNAIEAMTNGGKLTIRTFQQKTDIVLSISDQGTGIPSHILDKLGTPFITTKDTGTGLGLPICYQIAHRHNATIKIDTGHTGTTFFVYFNSETS is encoded by the coding sequence ATGGATATTATACAATTGGCGGTAGTGGGCTCCTCAATTGGGACCATTTCGATTATCTTAGTATACATATACCTATATATTATATATCGTGAAACTTTTATGGGAATTTGGGCTCTCAGTTGGTTAATTTTACTTTCACGATACATTATTTTCGACACAGGACTACTGCCTTGGCGTCACTCATTTCTAGGTTTAACAATATATCAGTTACTCATTTTTATCAGTGTATTAATGTTTGTTCGAGGTACTCATATTTTTATAAATAAGTTCTTTAATAAATGGTGGATTTACGGAGCAATTATTGTTACTATCACAAGTATTTTTATAAATGCTTCGCATCTTCCTTTAGCATTTAAACTTCTACTCCCTATTTATGTATGTTGTTTCGTAGGCATTTGGCTAGGTCTTATCTTTATACGCCAAACCAACCTTCCAGGAATTGGTCGTTTAATCACAGGTTACGCCTACATATTCTGGAGCTTATTTAATTTAACAGCACCTTTCACAATCGGAGGAGTACAATTTCTCCCAATAGCGTATTCTATAGGTGGTATTTTACGCCTTACAATTGCAGCGGGAACTTTAATTGTATATTTTGAAAAAACCAGAACAGATTTAGTAAAACAAGAAACAATGTATCGTTTACTAACTGAAAACGCCATTGATATAATTTATCATTATCAGATTTTCCCAAAAGCCAAAATTCTATATCTAAGTCCTTCTGTTTTACAATTAACTGGTTATAGTTCAAACGAACATTATGCCGACCATACTTTATTTTATCGTCTTATTTATCCTGAAGATCAACCTCTATTTGATACATTTAAAAATAATATTCCTAAGTCTCTTTCAACACCTTTAGTGTTGCGAATCACACGAAAAGATGACACCATCCTTTGGATAGAACAAAAATGTGTTCCCATTTACGACGAAAATAATAGACTTGTCGCATTGCAGGGAATAGTTCGGGACATCACTACCAGAAAAAAATTAGAACAAATGTCATCTTTATTTGATCGGATGAATATGGTTGGCAGCATGGCTGCAACTGTTGCCCATGAAATCAGAAACCCGTTGACCACTGTCCGTGGTTATTTACAGGTTCTCGGAAGAAAAGAAAAATACCAAAACGATAAAGAAAAATTCACTTTGATGACTGAAGAAATAGACCGGGCCAATTCCATAATCAAAGAGTACCTTTCTTTGTCACGTGAAAAACTAATCAATCTAAAAATTTGTCCTCTTAACCACATTATCCAGTCTCTGTTTCCTCTAGTCCAAGCTGATGCCATATCCTCTAAAGTAGATGTTGTATTAGAACTTAGTAACATTTCCGATTTACTGTTGGACGAAAATGAAATACGTCAACTATTATTAAACCTCAGCCGTAACGCCATTGAAGCTATGACTAATGGTGGCAAACTCACTATCCGAACTTTCCAGCAAAAGACTGATATTGTTTTGTCTATCAGTGATCAAGGCACTGGTATCCCGTCTCACATTCTTGATAAATTAGGAACACCGTTTATTACTACTAAGGATACGGGTACCGGTTTAGGACTGCCAATTTGCTACCAAATAGCTCACAGACATAATGCCACCATCAAGATTGATACTGGACATACTGGTACTACATTTTTTGTATATTTCAATTCGGAAACATCATAA
- a CDS encoding cyclic nucleotide-binding domain-containing protein, translated as MKNANNTNLSIKSISEETTIQIYEAVTPKEKETIYHFRYQIYIEEMSKTIKEVDYYNQQLHDDLDDWAILLYAKIGSEIVGTARINIGSFGDFSKELTKSLNLHIFQNCITDYSYNIAFLTKLMVAANHRSSPVLYLLIGKCYEICCTNRVEFGFGICNFHLPRLYEHMGFHRYTKNFTLPGYGLQIPLVMLANDIQHFRTVRSPLFRLARKREIVNTQAVDWFHENIIKHSTIINSQLITQDEFWSILSAHLSGSPAGTIAILKGLSEEEAKTFLHSCSSYIHCETGELITPQGDVSYSHNLLLSGKLKSLTFQRPAKEYARPGQHFGANGLTEHNKHTEDIIVTSPAEILVLSGMAFQRFFHSYPEIAHKIVYNTTRLARERLHSLRSKSSHL; from the coding sequence ATGAAAAACGCCAATAACACAAACTTATCAATTAAGTCTATAAGTGAGGAAACAACCATCCAAATCTATGAGGCGGTTACGCCAAAAGAAAAAGAAACAATTTATCATTTCCGTTACCAAATTTATATTGAAGAGATGTCCAAAACTATTAAAGAGGTTGATTACTATAATCAACAGTTGCATGACGATTTAGACGATTGGGCTATTTTGTTATATGCTAAAATAGGATCAGAAATAGTCGGTACTGCACGAATCAATATCGGATCTTTTGGTGATTTCTCTAAAGAACTGACAAAATCTTTAAACCTACATATTTTTCAAAATTGCATCACCGATTATAGTTATAACATTGCTTTTCTTACTAAATTGATGGTCGCCGCCAATCATCGAAGTTCACCTGTATTATATTTACTCATAGGTAAATGCTATGAAATTTGCTGCACCAATCGGGTCGAATTTGGATTTGGTATTTGCAATTTCCATCTACCTCGCTTGTATGAACATATGGGCTTTCATCGATATACCAAAAACTTCACTCTTCCAGGGTATGGTTTGCAAATTCCTCTAGTCATGCTTGCAAATGATATTCAACATTTTCGCACAGTTCGCTCTCCACTCTTTCGTCTCGCACGTAAAAGAGAAATAGTAAACACACAAGCTGTTGACTGGTTCCATGAAAATATCATTAAACATTCCACCATCATTAATAGTCAATTAATTACTCAAGACGAATTCTGGTCTATCCTATCCGCACACTTATCGGGTTCACCTGCGGGAACCATCGCTATTCTAAAAGGCCTTTCAGAAGAAGAGGCAAAAACTTTCCTCCATTCCTGCAGCAGCTATATTCACTGCGAAACCGGTGAGTTAATTACACCGCAAGGCGATGTCAGCTACTCCCACAATCTACTGCTATCCGGCAAGTTAAAATCCTTAACCTTTCAGCGCCCTGCTAAGGAGTATGCCCGACCAGGTCAGCATTTTGGTGCCAATGGCTTAACAGAACATAATAAGCATACTGAAGACATTATCGTCACCAGTCCGGCCGAGATTCTGGTATTGTCCGGTATGGCCTTCCAGCGCTTCTTTCACTCATACCCGGAAATAGCCCATAAAATTGTCTACAATACCACTAGACTAGCCCGTGAAAGGCTTCACAGCCTCCGTTCTAAAAGCAGTCACCTATAG